The following proteins are encoded in a genomic region of Montipora foliosa isolate CH-2021 chromosome 8, ASM3666993v2, whole genome shotgun sequence:
- the LOC137967811 gene encoding dermonecrotic toxin LarSicTox-alphaIB2c-like has product MSQFSVYLVLGFSFGMVNRVISSRPVYNIAHMVNAVNQIDEWLGYGANALEVDVTFADDGTPKYFYHGHPCDIGRNCTRWDDIKKYINALRDRTIPTSSTFNRHLVLVMFDVKLKNVKKSALSKAGEKFVDAILIPLYQNNPTKAKVMISVPTLSLKDFIRSVLKQLNAKQRSIVQKIGFEISFEKKLEEPGEQEQALRGLGVAPGHAWLSKGITNLFPSLFLEELKARVKYRDNGNYFSKVYAWSVDKQKTALKYLNIGLDGIIANYPGRVNKAIAQFNENKSEHQKVKLATLDDNPFRKY; this is encoded by the exons ATGTCGCAGTTTTCTGTCTACCTCGTTCTGGGGTTTTCGTTTGGCATGGTGAATCGCGTAATAAGTTCTCGTCCTGTATACAACATAGCTCATATGGTCAACGCAGTAAATCAGATAGACGAATGGCTTGGGTATGGAGCAAACGCACTCGAAGTCGATGTGACCTTCGCTGACGATGGCACACCCAAGTACTTTTACCATGGGCACCCGTGCGATATTGGTAGAAATTGTACCCGTTGGGATGACATTAAAAAGTACATCAACGCACTCCGAGATAGAACAATACCCACAAGCTCGACGTTCAACAGACATCTTGTGTTGGTCATGTTTGATGTCAAGTTGAAGAACGTGAAGAAAAGCGCTTTATCGAAAGCCGGCGAAAAGTTTGTGGATGCCATTTTGATCCCTTTGTATCAAAACAACCCAACTAAGGCGAAAGTAATGATCAGTGTGCCTACGTTAAG CTTGAAAGATTTTATCAGAAGCGTTCTGAAACAACTGAATGCCAAGCAACGAAGCATCGTCCAGAAAATTGGCTTCGAGATCAGCTTCGAGAAGAAGTTGGAGGAACCAGGCGAACAAGAACAAGCGCTTAGGGGTCTCGGTGTTGCCCCTGGTCATGCTTGGCTCAGCAAAGGAATAACCAACTTGTTTCCAAGCCTGTTCTTGGAGGAACTGAAAGCTCGGGTTAAATACAGAGATAATGGAAACTACTTCAGTAAAGTTTATGCATGGAGTGTCGACAAACAAAAAACAGCATTGAAATATCTTAATATTGGCTTGGATGGTATCATCGCAAACTATCCTGGTCGAGTTAATAAAGCGATCGCACAGTTTAATGAGAACAAAAGTGAGCACCAGAAAGTCAAGCTCGCAACATTGGATGATAATCCATTCAGAAAGTATTGA